From Cellulomonas fimi ATCC 484, a single genomic window includes:
- a CDS encoding phage holin family protein yields MSSTSGPEHPRKTFFERFTEPFADVAREKIGQAEDRVREAIQAEIDAVSASVRARAVQVRPSAIGFGAAALLTFFALALFFTAAVVGLAHVVELWLAALLVGATLLLVAAGLAYWARHRLPEGSAMSVTKARQVVHPAEEQVHPWAD; encoded by the coding sequence GTGAGCAGCACGTCCGGACCTGAGCACCCGCGCAAGACCTTCTTCGAGCGGTTCACCGAGCCGTTCGCGGACGTCGCCCGGGAGAAGATCGGCCAGGCCGAGGACCGGGTCCGCGAGGCGATCCAGGCGGAGATCGACGCCGTCAGCGCGAGCGTCCGCGCCCGGGCGGTGCAGGTCCGCCCGTCCGCCATCGGCTTCGGCGCCGCGGCGCTGCTCACGTTCTTCGCCCTCGCGCTGTTCTTCACGGCCGCGGTCGTCGGGCTCGCGCACGTCGTCGAGCTGTGGCTCGCGGCCCTCCTCGTCGGCGCGACGCTGCTCCTGGTCGCCGCCGGCCTGGCGTACTGGGCACGGCACCGCCTCCCCGAGGGATCGGCGATGTCGGTCACCAAGGCACGCCAGGTCGTGCACCCGGCCGAGGAGCAGGTGCACCCCTGGGCGGACTGA
- a CDS encoding DUF3073 domain-containing protein: MGRGRQKAKQTKVARELKYFSPETNYRALERELGSLSHNDLGSDRRGSSVDTGEWSGDDDDYRRWTDDDR; the protein is encoded by the coding sequence ATGGGGCGCGGCCGTCAGAAGGCTAAGCAGACCAAGGTGGCCCGGGAGCTGAAGTACTTCAGCCCTGAGACCAACTACCGAGCCCTCGAGCGGGAGCTCGGCTCGCTGAGCCACAACGATCTCGGATCCGACCGCCGCGGGAGCTCCGTGGACACGGGTGAGTGGTCCGGTGACGACGACGACTACCGTCGTTGGACGGACGACGACCGCTGA
- a CDS encoding DUF3618 domain-containing protein, translated as MSDATSRKTDSAKTDSSKTDSSKTDKAAEPGLTTPAMVDAESEVVRTRAQLAATVDELADRLDPRNQAKEAVDGAKRLLHDATAKDAEPHRRTRARAVLGGAVAVVALLAAAGIRGRRG; from the coding sequence GTGAGCGACGCGACCAGCAGGAAGACGGACAGCGCGAAGACGGACAGCTCGAAGACGGACAGCTCGAAGACGGACAAGGCCGCGGAGCCCGGGCTGACGACGCCCGCGATGGTCGACGCCGAGAGCGAGGTCGTCCGGACCCGTGCGCAGCTCGCGGCGACGGTCGACGAGCTCGCGGACCGCCTCGACCCGCGCAACCAGGCGAAGGAGGCGGTCGACGGCGCGAAGCGGCTGCTGCACGACGCGACCGCGAAGGACGCGGAGCCGCACCGGCGCACGCGCGCGCGTGCCGTGCTCGGCGGGGCCGTGGCCGTCGTGGCCCTGCTCGCCGCCGCGGGCATCCGGGGCCGCCGCGGCTGA
- a CDS encoding BldC family transcriptional regulator: MTAHPAESEALLTPSEVATLFRVDPKTVTRWAKAGKLSSIRTLGGHRRYRESEVRELLNGVPQQQSPTDD; this comes from the coding sequence ATGACCGCACACCCCGCCGAGTCCGAGGCCCTGCTCACGCCGTCGGAGGTCGCGACGCTCTTCCGGGTCGACCCGAAGACGGTCACCCGCTGGGCGAAGGCCGGCAAGCTCTCCTCGATCCGGACGCTCGGCGGCCACCGCCGCTACCGCGAGTCCGAGGTGCGGGAGCTGCTCAACGGCGTGCCGCAGCAGCAGAGCCCCACCGACGACTGA
- a CDS encoding phage holin family protein, with the protein MTAQPGPTGEPRSIGQLVSDLSEQTSRLVRAELDLAKAEITAKAQKLGIGAGLLAAAGVLALYVLATAITTAILGLSTVLAPWLAALIVTLVLLLVTAVLAFVGIRLVKRGSPPTPERAIENVQEDLEAVKAGWNA; encoded by the coding sequence ATGACCGCGCAGCCAGGACCGACCGGCGAGCCCCGCAGCATCGGCCAGCTCGTGAGCGACCTGAGCGAGCAGACCTCGCGCCTCGTGCGCGCGGAGCTGGACCTCGCCAAGGCCGAGATCACGGCGAAGGCGCAGAAGCTCGGCATCGGCGCGGGGCTGCTCGCGGCCGCGGGCGTGCTCGCGCTCTACGTGCTCGCGACGGCGATCACGACGGCCATCCTCGGCCTGTCGACGGTGCTCGCGCCGTGGCTCGCCGCGCTGATCGTGACGCTCGTCCTGCTGCTCGTCACGGCGGTGCTGGCCTTCGTCGGCATCCGGCTGGTCAAGCGGGGCTCGCCCCCGACGCCGGAGCGCGCGATCGAGAACGTGCAGGAGGACCTCGAGGCCGTGAAGGCGGGGTGGAACGCGTGA